Proteins from a genomic interval of Sphingobacterium sp. SYP-B4668:
- the argH gene encoding argininosuccinate lyase — protein MKIWQKNIDVDSFVESFTVGNDRVMDLQLAAADVLGSLAHTKMLNSISLLSDEDLEVVQMELKNIYSEVMNGQFQIEDSVEDVHSQVEMMLTQRVGDAGKKIHSGRSRNDQVLVDLKLYFRSEIQSIFRNTEELFYTLTGLSNRYQHILIPGYTHLQIAMPSSFGLWFGAYAESLVDDLELLKAAWNVCNKNPLGSAAGYGSSFPLNRTMTTRLLGFEDLNYNVVYAQMGRGKTERILAQAMSSIAATLAKFAMDVTLYINQNFGFISFPAHLTTGSSIMPHKKNPDVFELIRSRCNKIQALPNEIALMTTNLPSGYHRDLQLLKENLFPAFKSLNECLEIAAYMLNNITVKDNVLDDPKYDYLFSVEVVNNEVLQGVPFREAYKNIGMAIEEGTFKPSKEVNHTHEGSIGNLCNDQIEAMFERIKASFGFEKVDQALNELVK, from the coding sequence ATGAAAATCTGGCAAAAAAATATAGATGTAGATTCATTTGTCGAATCATTTACGGTAGGGAATGACCGTGTGATGGATTTGCAGCTTGCGGCAGCTGATGTATTAGGCTCATTGGCTCATACCAAAATGTTGAATAGTATTTCTTTGTTGTCGGATGAAGATCTTGAGGTTGTCCAGATGGAATTGAAGAATATTTATTCGGAAGTTATGAACGGTCAGTTTCAGATTGAGGATTCCGTGGAGGATGTTCATTCTCAAGTTGAGATGATGCTGACCCAGCGCGTCGGAGATGCAGGAAAGAAAATACATTCTGGACGTTCACGAAATGATCAGGTGTTGGTCGATTTGAAATTATACTTTCGTTCAGAAATACAAAGCATCTTTCGTAATACAGAAGAATTGTTTTATACCCTTACGGGATTAAGTAACCGCTACCAACACATTTTAATTCCTGGCTATACACATCTGCAGATAGCCATGCCTTCTTCTTTTGGACTATGGTTTGGAGCTTATGCAGAAAGTTTGGTTGATGATTTAGAATTATTGAAAGCTGCTTGGAATGTCTGTAATAAAAATCCACTAGGTTCAGCTGCTGGATATGGCTCTTCTTTTCCGCTCAATCGTACCATGACAACCCGTTTGTTGGGTTTTGAGGATCTTAATTATAATGTGGTCTATGCACAGATGGGTCGAGGTAAGACGGAGCGAATCTTAGCACAAGCAATGAGCTCTATTGCGGCGACCCTTGCCAAGTTTGCGATGGATGTAACACTCTATATCAATCAAAATTTTGGGTTTATTTCATTCCCCGCACACTTAACTACAGGTTCCAGTATTATGCCACATAAGAAAAATCCAGATGTGTTTGAGTTGATTAGATCTCGCTGTAATAAGATTCAAGCATTGCCCAATGAAATTGCTTTAATGACAACCAATTTACCTTCAGGCTACCACCGTGATTTGCAACTATTGAAAGAGAATCTATTTCCAGCGTTTAAGTCCCTGAATGAATGCTTGGAGATTGCGGCTTATATGTTAAATAATATAACTGTTAAGGATAATGTATTGGATGACCCAAAGTATGATTATCTTTTTTCGGTGGAAGTCGTAAATAACGAAGTATTGCAAGGAGTTCCGTTTAGAGAAGCATATAAAAATATCGGTATGGCGATAGAAGAGGGGACATTTAAACCATCCAAGGAGGTCAATCATACCCATGAGGGTAGTATAGGCAATCTTTGCAACGATCAGATTGAAGCAATGTTTGAACGCATAAAGGCTTCTTTCGGGTTTGAAAAAGTTGATCAAGCATTGAACGAGTTGGTCAAATAG
- a CDS encoding aldose epimerase family protein produces MTYSLPPSKNFESTLSNKNTHLVVLKNDRGMQVALSDYGARIVSILVPDRKGNLIDVALGFDSIQKYYEADEQYHGVTAGRFANRIANGRFELNGKTYTLAQNNGINSLHGGPEGFHRKVWDRRISYEAHAEFYYISKDGEEGFPGNLSVVVSYTLTSENKIIIKYRAQTDEDTVINLTNHTYFNLNGEGNGDILNHHLKINSTEYIAVDEHQIPSAILPIAGTAFDFSEFKTIAQDIRNEDHQLVAAKGYDHCFAVNTPISQPCASIFSPNSGVRMDVFTTEPGVQLYTANWMTGNDIGKSGHRYLAYTGFCLETQHFPDSPHQPEFPTTVLKKEEVFTSETHFSFSIEK; encoded by the coding sequence ATGACATACTCACTTCCTCCATCCAAAAACTTTGAAAGTACACTTAGTAACAAGAATACCCATCTTGTTGTGCTAAAAAATGACAGAGGTATGCAAGTAGCGCTAAGTGATTATGGTGCCCGAATAGTCAGTATACTGGTACCGGATAGGAAAGGCAACTTGATAGACGTCGCTTTGGGATTTGACAGCATCCAAAAATATTACGAGGCTGACGAACAATATCATGGCGTGACTGCAGGTCGATTTGCCAATAGAATAGCCAATGGGCGATTTGAACTAAATGGTAAAACTTACACATTAGCCCAAAATAACGGCATAAATAGCTTACATGGCGGCCCCGAAGGATTTCATCGTAAAGTATGGGACCGACGTATCAGCTATGAGGCACACGCCGAATTCTATTATATATCGAAGGATGGAGAGGAGGGCTTTCCTGGAAATCTCAGCGTGGTCGTCTCTTACACCCTTACCTCCGAAAACAAAATCATTATCAAATATAGGGCGCAAACAGATGAAGATACGGTCATCAATCTCACTAATCATACTTACTTTAATTTAAATGGCGAGGGGAATGGTGATATCCTCAACCATCATCTGAAAATCAACTCTACCGAATACATTGCCGTTGATGAGCATCAAATCCCAAGTGCAATACTCCCTATAGCAGGTACAGCATTTGATTTTAGCGAATTCAAAACAATTGCCCAAGATATTAGGAACGAAGACCATCAATTAGTCGCTGCCAAAGGATACGACCACTGTTTTGCCGTCAATACTCCCATATCTCAACCATGTGCGTCTATTTTTTCACCAAATTCAGGTGTTCGTATGGATGTGTTTACAACCGAACCCGGCGTGCAGCTATATACCGCCAATTGGATGACTGGAAATGATATTGGCAAATCTGGACATAGATATCTCGCCTACACAGGTTTTTGTCTAGAGACACAGCACTTTCCGGACAGTCCCCATCAACCAGAATTTCCAACAACGGTGCTTAAAAAGGAGGAAGTTTTTACTTCAGAAACACATTTCAGCTTTTCTATTGAGAAATAA
- a CDS encoding serine hydrolase domain-containing protein, producing MKPIIYLLAFLFPLSLWAQDAKNRIDKLIDYIEVHNQSIGVISVYKDSTEVYQRQFGSTAVPNSLVNKSNLYRIGSVTKAYTSTLILGCVEDGKLMLTTRLSTYFPQVPGAEKITIENILEHSAGLGDYVIDKKNYYWEAKPTSQKFILERIFKEPLAFEPGTAVKYSNSGYYLLARILEKIYKKEYHEILKQEICIPYKLHQTYSAKDIRGHVINPSLEFNGKWRTKLDFSPKNNIGVGDIVASPQDVNRFFRLLMSNRILKRETVALMTKGSKFDNYFGMGTLNFPIHNRSIPELGGDTWGTHTRAYFDPQYNIYYCIIVNGERFPTSSLKNYVIKDLLNIPYELPVFRTGVVIGPSADRLVGTYYNEVKDFKITFSKDGNYLRATQPNRLTYLLDYKDKLIFEVPNEEAHIEFVPDEDKMILHQNNEQIVFRKILRR from the coding sequence ATGAAGCCAATTATATATCTACTAGCTTTCTTATTTCCGCTTTCACTTTGGGCCCAAGACGCCAAAAATCGCATCGATAAATTAATAGATTATATAGAGGTCCATAATCAATCTATTGGTGTCATTTCAGTTTATAAGGATAGTACGGAAGTCTATCAACGTCAATTTGGATCAACAGCAGTACCCAATAGTCTTGTCAATAAAAGTAATCTTTATAGAATTGGGTCTGTTACAAAAGCATATACCTCTACATTGATTTTAGGGTGCGTAGAAGATGGAAAATTGATGTTGACCACTCGGCTTTCAACATACTTTCCACAAGTGCCAGGAGCAGAAAAGATAACAATAGAAAATATCCTTGAACACAGTGCAGGACTTGGAGACTACGTTATTGATAAGAAAAACTACTATTGGGAAGCCAAGCCAACCTCCCAAAAGTTCATTCTTGAACGCATATTTAAAGAGCCACTAGCGTTTGAACCTGGCACAGCCGTGAAATACTCCAACTCAGGATACTACCTACTCGCTCGTATACTGGAAAAAATATATAAAAAAGAATATCATGAGATATTGAAGCAAGAAATTTGCATTCCATATAAGCTACACCAAACATACTCAGCAAAGGACATCAGGGGTCATGTCATAAATCCTAGCCTAGAATTTAATGGGAAATGGCGGACCAAATTGGACTTCTCACCGAAAAATAATATAGGTGTAGGCGATATCGTGGCCTCTCCACAGGATGTAAATCGCTTCTTTCGATTATTGATGAGCAATAGAATCTTAAAGCGAGAAACCGTAGCACTTATGACAAAGGGTAGCAAGTTTGACAATTACTTTGGTATGGGCACGCTCAATTTCCCTATCCACAACAGGTCAATACCCGAACTTGGGGGCGATACGTGGGGCACGCACACAAGAGCATATTTCGACCCTCAATACAATATCTACTATTGCATAATAGTAAACGGAGAGCGATTCCCTACTTCGTCTTTGAAAAACTATGTAATTAAGGATTTACTCAATATACCCTATGAACTACCAGTCTTTAGGACAGGTGTAGTCATCGGCCCATCTGCCGACAGGCTTGTTGGTACTTACTATAATGAAGTAAAAGATTTTAAAATAACTTTTTCGAAGGATGGTAATTATTTACGGGCAACACAACCCAATAGACTAACCTATCTACTCGATTATAAAGATAAGCTAATATTTGAAGTCCCCAACGAGGAGGCTCATATAGAATTTGTTCCCGATGAAGATAAGATGATTTTGCACCAAAACAATGAGCAGATCGTTTTTCGAAAAATCTTACGAAGATAA
- a CDS encoding aromatic amino acid hydroxylase has translation METYNNPVLARLPSHLKKYVVPQQYERYTAIDQAIWRYVMRQNYAYLKDVAYYPYIPGLRKAGLTIECIPSLQSMNDSLQHIGWGAATVDGFIPPSAFMEFQAYRVLVVAADIRQMEHIEYTPAPDIIHESSGHAPIIGELEYAEYLQYFGEIGAKAMFSAKDFELYEAIRRLSIIKEKGDATIGEVEEAESILNNIQQNMGEPSEMGLLSRLHWWTVEYGLIGPLDNPKIYGAGLLSSIGESASCMRPEVLKLPYTLEAIEYPYDITKPQPQLFVTPDFGRLREVLDKYADSMAFRVGGKVSVDKAIACHNICTVTYSSGLQVSGVFQTTAQSDGLIYIRTKGPSALSFQGKQLDGHDKSYHAEGFSSPVGRLAAAGKSLEYYTVDDLAGAGIQIGKETQLTFESGIEVRGVVQSMIFREDKLLLLSFSPCQVTDVRNCMVLFEPDWGTYDMAVGEYITSVFSGAADKSAFETQATVSNVKSAQQQYDEDTIFLQGLYADIRSIREGHRAERTVQDLFEQLVDQYPTA, from the coding sequence ATGGAGACTTACAATAATCCAGTATTGGCACGTCTGCCATCACATCTCAAAAAGTATGTGGTACCGCAGCAATATGAACGATATACCGCTATTGATCAAGCAATATGGCGTTATGTGATGCGGCAAAATTATGCCTATCTCAAAGATGTAGCTTACTATCCCTATATTCCTGGACTTCGTAAAGCAGGTTTGACTATTGAGTGCATCCCCAGCTTACAAAGTATGAATGATAGTTTGCAGCACATTGGTTGGGGTGCTGCTACGGTGGACGGTTTCATTCCACCATCTGCGTTTATGGAATTTCAAGCATATCGTGTGCTTGTTGTTGCGGCTGATATCCGACAGATGGAACACATCGAATATACCCCTGCACCAGATATTATACATGAGTCTTCGGGTCATGCGCCAATAATTGGGGAACTAGAATATGCCGAGTACTTGCAATATTTTGGTGAGATCGGTGCCAAAGCGATGTTTTCTGCGAAAGATTTTGAACTTTATGAGGCGATTAGACGATTGTCCATCATCAAGGAAAAGGGCGATGCGACAATTGGCGAGGTTGAAGAAGCAGAGTCGATTCTGAATAATATACAACAAAATATGGGAGAGCCATCCGAAATGGGGCTGTTGAGTAGGTTGCATTGGTGGACAGTTGAATACGGGTTGATTGGCCCTTTAGATAATCCCAAGATATATGGCGCGGGGTTACTATCGTCTATTGGTGAGAGTGCATCTTGTATGCGTCCTGAAGTGCTCAAACTTCCCTACACCCTAGAAGCTATTGAGTATCCCTATGATATTACCAAGCCACAGCCACAATTATTTGTGACTCCTGATTTCGGTCGACTGAGGGAGGTGCTGGATAAGTATGCTGACTCGATGGCTTTTCGTGTCGGGGGCAAGGTGAGCGTCGACAAAGCGATTGCTTGCCATAATATTTGTACTGTAACGTATAGCTCGGGATTACAGGTTTCGGGTGTATTTCAAACGACTGCTCAGTCTGATGGACTGATATACATTCGGACAAAAGGACCTTCTGCGCTGTCCTTTCAAGGGAAACAACTGGATGGTCACGACAAATCGTATCACGCTGAGGGATTCAGTAGTCCGGTAGGCAGATTAGCGGCTGCCGGTAAATCTCTAGAGTACTATACGGTGGACGATCTGGCTGGTGCAGGTATACAAATTGGCAAAGAGACCCAACTTACTTTTGAATCTGGGATAGAAGTGCGGGGAGTCGTCCAATCCATGATTTTTCGAGAAGACAAACTTTTATTGCTGTCATTTTCGCCTTGTCAAGTGACAGATGTTCGAAATTGTATGGTGTTATTTGAACCTGATTGGGGGACATACGACATGGCTGTTGGAGAATATATAACATCGGTGTTCTCTGGAGCTGCTGATAAAAGTGCTTTTGAAACTCAAGCAACAGTTTCCAATGTCAAATCGGCCCAACAACAATACGATGAAGACACCATTTTTCTACAGGGGCTGTATGCCGATATCAGAAGTATCCGTGAAGGGCATCGTGCTGAAAGGACTGTTCAAGACTTATTTGAGCAGTTGGTCGATCAATACCCAACAGCTTAG